From one Synechocystis sp. PCC 6803 substr. PCC-P genomic stretch:
- a CDS encoding ABC transporter ATP-binding protein yields the protein MTVAQFSPVARLSIEDSVLTVQDLGKSFRGQSTPVLQKINFNLAPGEILGLLGPSGCGKTTLLRIIAGFETPTSGTVHLEGDCVSGENGLTPPEQRQTGMVFQDYALFPHLTITDNIAFGLRHKSQKLNRQQIQGRVAEVLHLVGLTGLEKRYPHELSGGQQQRIALARALAPKPNLILLDEPLSNLDVQVRQRLRHEIRHILKATGTAAIFVTHDQEEAMAISDRIGVMYRGNLEQIGTPEEIYRSPASRFVAEFVTQANFVPAQRQGTLWATEFGQWPLTFQGIQPELPSVGELMLREEEIELSPASDGPVVIRDRQFLGREYRYCLETPAGRQIHARTSLQTVIPVGSRVNLTPTNPCPPLFAQG from the coding sequence ATGACAGTCGCCCAATTTTCTCCCGTTGCCCGCCTTTCCATAGAAGACTCTGTTTTAACGGTACAGGACTTAGGCAAAAGCTTCCGGGGGCAATCCACCCCAGTACTCCAGAAAATCAACTTTAATCTAGCGCCAGGGGAAATTCTGGGACTATTAGGACCATCGGGTTGTGGCAAGACAACTTTGTTGAGAATCATTGCAGGCTTTGAAACCCCCACCAGTGGCACCGTTCATTTGGAGGGGGATTGTGTTTCTGGGGAAAATGGACTCACTCCCCCAGAACAGCGTCAAACAGGCATGGTCTTTCAGGATTACGCCCTGTTTCCTCACCTCACCATTACCGACAATATCGCCTTTGGCCTGCGCCATAAATCCCAAAAATTGAACCGTCAACAAATCCAAGGGCGGGTGGCAGAGGTGCTCCATTTGGTGGGATTAACGGGACTGGAAAAACGCTATCCCCACGAACTATCCGGTGGTCAACAACAACGCATTGCCCTGGCCCGGGCTTTGGCCCCTAAACCTAACCTAATTTTGTTGGATGAACCCCTCAGTAATCTGGATGTGCAAGTGCGCCAAAGGTTACGCCATGAAATCCGCCATATCCTCAAAGCCACCGGTACGGCCGCTATTTTTGTCACCCACGATCAGGAAGAAGCCATGGCCATTTCCGATCGCATTGGGGTGATGTATCGGGGGAACTTGGAGCAAATCGGCACCCCAGAGGAAATTTATCGATCGCCTGCTTCCCGTTTTGTGGCGGAATTTGTTACCCAGGCCAATTTTGTTCCGGCCCAGCGACAGGGAACACTTTGGGCCACGGAGTTTGGCCAATGGCCTTTAACTTTCCAAGGCATTCAGCCTGAATTGCCCTCAGTGGGGGAACTAATGTTGAGGGAAGAGGAAATTGAACTGAGCCCCGCCAGTGATGGCCCAGTGGTCATCCGCGATCGCCAATTTTTGGGCCGGGAATACCGCTACTGCTTGGAAACCCCGGCCGGTCGACAGATTCATGCCCGTACTTCTTTGCAAACGGTAATTCCGGTGGGCAGTCGGGTCAACTTAACTCCCACCAATCCCTGTCCTCCCCTATTTGCCCAGGGCTGA